One genomic window of Punica granatum isolate Tunisia-2019 chromosome 1, ASM765513v2, whole genome shotgun sequence includes the following:
- the LOC116203753 gene encoding PHD finger protein ALFIN-LIKE 4-like: protein MIPKWRRSARLSKVTRVFKDFEGCCAALIKGLTTVADSAEFYLQCDPADLEGDQALYGFHDGHWKVKVPEEEMPPKLPEPTIIIEVPKDEKLFEEWLSSVAAFSDAWLLFVMSHYAKNLKFSKADRSIWWKSQEPEHSSTLTFLGQLFSMISKLPTVLEVVKEVKPAPAVLNNSSCHPGPNSENQRDSEPHSESHLVAVHPKPEDKDRSALQEERKDEPGGDRYQEHRKADLETPADSKNREDRLFAQNEVERLQHQISIIR from the exons ATGATCCCCAAATGGAGGAGGAGTGCCAGGCTCTCTAAGGTGACGAGAGTCTTCAAAGATTTCGAGGGCTGCTGCGCCGCCTTGATCAAAGGCCTCACAACCG TTGCAGATTCAGCTGAGTTTTACTTGCAGTGCGATCCTG CAGATCTAGAGGGAGATCAAGCTCTCTACGGGTTTCATGATGGGCACTGGAAAGTCAAAGTTCCTGAAGAAGAAATGCCACCCAAACTTCCGGAACCCACAATCATCATTGAAGTTCCCAAAGATGAAAAGCTGTTTGAAGAATGGCTATCCAGCGTTGCTGCCTTCAGTGATGCATGGTTGCTTTTTGTGATGTCCCACTATGCTAAAAATCTCAAGTTTAGCAAGGCTGATAG GTCTATTTGGTGGAAGAGTCAAGAGCCCGAGCACTCTTCTACATTGACTTTCTT GGGACAGCTTTTCAGTATGATAAGCAAGCTTCCAACAGTACTTGAGGTTGTGAAGGAGGTGAAGCCAGCACCAGCAGTCCTGAATAATAGCAGCTGCCATCCTGGCCCTAACTCTGAG AATCAGAGAGATTCAGAACCGCATAGCGAGAGCCATCTGGTGGCTGTTCATCCGAAGCCTGAGGATAAGGATAGGTCGGCATTGCAAGAAGAACGCAAAGATGAACCTGGAGGAGACAGAT ATCAAGAGCATCGAAAGGCAGATCTTGAAACTCCAGCAGATTCAAAGAATAGGGAGGATAGGCTGTTTGCTCAGAATGAAGTTGAGAGGCTGCAGCATCAGATTTCCATAATCCGATAA
- the LOC116197019 gene encoding uncharacterized protein LOC116197019 yields the protein MGGGKMVLCVKRVKQELPEERDDTMPLPGDIIEGLACEEDDDLAGESFIPAQGRSEFTSQLGKIASQWKSEVIWVKMRRGENVVKIKARVVPEKGGMLQRKFTIQAATDDRHVAILRDLNLKECTELQGKSFQSTLKDFTISEQESGECGWRGIPQERHEVQLENEVGYLLARSTISDHQLDPIILLYLIIIES from the exons ATGGGTGGTGGGAAGATGGTGCTGTGCGTGAAGCGGGTGAAGCAGGAGCTGCCTGAGGAAAGAGATGACACCATGCCCCTGCCTGGGGACATCATAGAGGGGCTTGCCTGTGAGGAGGATGATGATTTGGCAGGAGAGTCTTTCATTCCCGCGCAGGGCCGCTCTGAGTTCACCTCTCAGCTCGGCAAGATTGCCAGTCAGTGGAAATCGGAGGTGATTTGGGTTAAGATGAGGAGAGGGGAGAACGTGGTGAAGATCAAAGCAAGGGTTGTGCCCGAGAAGGGCGGGATGCTTCAACGGAAGTTCACGATTCAGGCAGCAACTGATGATAGGCATGTTGCTATTTTGAGAGACTTGAACTTGAAGGAATGCACTGAGCTGCAAGGCAAGAGCTTTCAATCCACTCTCAAAGATTTTACCAT AAGTGAGCAGGAAAGTGGTGAATGTGGATGGAGAGGAATTCCACAGGAGAGGCATGAAGTACAACTGGAAAATGAAGTTGGGTACCTACTTGCCCGATCCACGATCTCCGATCATCAGCTCGATCCTATTATATTGTTATACCTCATAATAATAGAAAGCTAA
- the LOC116192260 gene encoding ankyrin repeat-containing protein BDA1-like — MERRLYRAALEGNVPSLLQLLWEDELFLERSLVGSHSDTPLHIAAMLGHSEFVSKILSLKPELACELDSQRSTPLHLAAAKGYADIVKGLLNTCKEACLVSDKYGRNPLQVAAVKGKVEVLEVLVQVEAEAARIVNKSGETVLHMCVKNNKLESLKVLVGMFGGEDEFIDWKDKDENSALHLAAADGQFETVDFLTTHTRADNHSRNLEGFTALDLLAQSTTGTKEKAIADNQTMSKQTRVSSSSRASKFPSGAYNWKKHFKRQNSWLERMWNSLMVVATLTASMAFQAGLNPPGGVWQDKAGDNSTSVPYTVSIFGHDMPENSNITLRAGNTVMGGSSYGVYFTFLVFNTIGFIASLSIIILLISGLPMRRRLFISVLTVIMWIVVTSMALTYAISIEFLTPLEQYLSFKVISFGILAWTGLMTLLVVSHIIRLIVKALRACIKAVTHRRKRFTV; from the exons ATGGAGAGGAGGCTGTACAGGGCTGCACTGGAAGGCAACGTCCCTTCACTGCTGCAGCTCCTCTGGGAAGATGAACTCTTCCTCGAACGATCCCTTGTTGGGTCCCACTCCGACACTCCTCTTCACATCGCGGCGATGCTAGGACACTCAGAGTTTGTGAGCAAGATCCTTTCCTTGAAGCCCGAGCTTGCCTGTGAGCTCGACTCTCAGAGATCGACGCCTCTTCACCTGGCAGCAGCAAAAGGGTACGCAGACATAGTGAAGGGCCTGCTAAACACATGCAAGGAGGCATGCTTGGTGTCTGACAAGTATGGGAGGAACCCTCTGCAAGTTGCTGCCGTTAAAGGGAAGGTCGAGGTGCTAGAGGTATTGGTTCAGGTTGAAGCGGAGGCTGCTCGGATCGTCAATAAGAGTGGGGAGACGGTCTTGCATATGTGTgtcaaaaataataagttgGAGAGTTTGAAGGTACTGGTAGGGATGTTTGGGGGAGAGGATGAGTTCATTGATTGGAAGGACAAAGATGAAAACTCTGCTTTGCATCTTGCTGCTGCAGATGGGCAATTTGAA ACAGTGGATTTCCTAACCACCCACACAAGAGCAGACAATCACTCTCGCAACCTTGAAGGTTTCACGGCACTTGACCTCTTAGCACAAAGCACAACCGGCACCAAAGAAAAGGCAATTGCAGATAATCAGACCATGTCAAAACAGACTAGGGTCTCATCCTCGAGTCGTGCGAGCAAGTTCCCATCAGGAGCGTACAATTGGAAAAAGCATTTCAAGAGGCAGAACAGCTGGTTGGAACGGATGTGGAACTCGCTGATGGTTGTTGCAACTCTGACTGCCTCCATGGCTTTCCAGGCAGGCCTGAACCCACCTGGCGGTGTGTGGCAGGACAAAGCAGGGGACAACTCAACGTCGGTCCCATATACCGTCTCCATCTTTGGCCATGACATGCCAGAAAACTCAAATATCACACTCCGTGCAGGAAACACAGTAATGGGAGGTTCTTCTTATGGTGTGTACTTTACCTTCCTCGTATTCAACACTATCGGCTTCATTGCATCTTTGAGCATCATCATCCTGCTCATAAGTGGACTTCCAATGCGACGGAGGTTATTCATTAGTGTCCTGACGGTGATCATGTGGATCGTAGTCACTTCCATGGCACTGACTTATGCAATCTCCATTGAATTCTTGACACCTCTGGAACAATATTTGTCATTCAAGGTCATTTCATTCGGTATCCTTGCATGGACGGGCTTGATGACTCTCCTCGTTGTCTCGCACATTATTCGCCTGATCGTGAAAGCCTTGCGTGCGTGCATAAAAGCAGTCACCCATCGAAGAAAACGATTCACGGTTTAG